A section of the Pseudomonas sp. FP453 genome encodes:
- a CDS encoding universal stress protein, producing the protein MPYQHILVAVDLTEECDPVIKRAQESALANGAILSLVHIVEPMAMAFGGDVPMDLSQLQQQQFDQAKERLDRLILKYPHLKKEDCHLTYGQPRQEIHHLAKEKACDLIVVGSHGRHGLALLLGSTANDVLHGAPCDVLAVKLVKAP; encoded by the coding sequence ATGCCCTACCAACATATTCTGGTCGCTGTCGATCTGACCGAAGAGTGCGATCCAGTGATCAAGCGCGCACAGGAATCTGCATTGGCCAATGGCGCCATTCTCTCGCTGGTGCATATCGTCGAGCCCATGGCCATGGCCTTTGGCGGCGACGTACCGATGGACCTTTCCCAGTTGCAGCAACAACAGTTTGATCAGGCCAAAGAGCGTCTTGACCGTTTGATTCTCAAATACCCGCACTTGAAAAAGGAAGACTGCCACCTGACCTACGGCCAACCGCGCCAGGAAATTCACCACCTGGCCAAGGAAAAGGCCTGCGACCTGATCGTAGTGGGCAGCCATGGCCGTCATGGTTTGGCGCTGTTGCTGGGTTCCACGGCCAATGACGTACTGCACGGCGCGCCGTGCGACGTACTGGCCGTCAAGCTGGTCAAAGCCCCTTAA
- a CDS encoding MATE family efflux transporter, which translates to MNTATAALTRPARISREVRDLLTLALPIMIGQLATTAMSFVDAVMAGRVSPQDLAAVGLGNSIWIPVYLLMSGTLLATTPKVAQRFGAGHFSEIGPLVRQSLWLAVVVGIMGALLLLCAEPILHAMKVEADLIAPSMGYLHGIAAGMPAIALYYVLRCFSDGLGRTRPSMVMGLFGLALNIPLNYIFIYGHLGLPAMGGVGCGWATALSMWAMAIGLAVWTRFGPAYQSSELFKHFDWPQWAVIKRILGIGLPIGVAIFAESSIFAVIALLLGSLGATVVSGHQIALNVSSLVFMIPYSLSMAVTVRVGQALGRGEPREARFAAGVGMGTAVAYACLSCSLMLVFREQLAAIYTPDPVVIHLASTLIVFSALFQFSDSIQVTAAGALRGYQDTRVTMVLTLFAYWGVGLPVGYALGLTDWLGAPSGPSGLWQGLIVGLSCAAGMLLVRLARSARRRIRAAKALG; encoded by the coding sequence GTGAACACTGCCACCGCCGCCCTCACCCGCCCCGCCCGCATCAGCCGGGAAGTGCGCGACCTGCTGACGCTCGCCCTGCCGATCATGATCGGCCAGTTGGCCACCACCGCGATGAGCTTTGTCGATGCGGTGATGGCCGGGCGTGTCAGCCCCCAGGATCTGGCGGCGGTGGGCCTGGGCAATTCGATCTGGATTCCGGTGTACTTGCTGATGTCCGGCACCCTGCTGGCCACTACGCCCAAAGTCGCCCAGCGTTTCGGCGCCGGTCACTTCAGCGAGATCGGGCCATTGGTACGTCAGTCGCTGTGGCTGGCAGTGGTGGTCGGAATCATGGGCGCGCTGTTGCTGTTGTGCGCCGAGCCGATCCTGCACGCCATGAAGGTCGAAGCGGACCTGATCGCGCCGTCCATGGGCTACCTGCACGGCATCGCCGCTGGCATGCCGGCCATCGCGCTGTATTACGTGCTGCGCTGCTTCAGCGACGGCCTGGGCCGCACGCGGCCGAGCATGGTCATGGGCCTGTTTGGCCTGGCGCTGAATATTCCGCTGAACTACATCTTCATCTACGGTCACCTCGGCCTGCCGGCCATGGGCGGCGTAGGCTGCGGCTGGGCCACGGCCCTTTCGATGTGGGCGATGGCGATTGGCCTGGCCGTGTGGACACGTTTCGGGCCGGCGTACCAGAGCAGCGAGCTGTTCAAGCACTTCGACTGGCCGCAATGGGCGGTGATTAAGCGCATTCTGGGCATCGGCCTGCCAATTGGCGTCGCGATATTTGCCGAATCGAGCATTTTTGCGGTGATTGCGCTGCTACTGGGCAGCCTGGGGGCCACCGTGGTGTCCGGCCATCAAATCGCTCTGAACGTCAGCTCGCTGGTGTTCATGATCCCCTACTCCCTGAGCATGGCCGTCACCGTGCGCGTCGGCCAGGCCCTGGGCCGCGGCGAGCCGCGTGAGGCGCGCTTTGCCGCCGGGGTCGGCATGGGCACGGCGGTGGCCTACGCCTGCCTGTCGTGCAGCCTGATGCTGGTGTTTCGCGAGCAGCTGGCGGCGATCTACACCCCTGACCCGGTGGTGATTCACCTGGCCTCGACGCTGATCGTGTTTTCCGCGCTGTTCCAGTTCTCCGACTCGATCCAGGTCACGGCGGCCGGCGCCCTGCGTGGCTACCAGGACACCCGGGTGACCATGGTGCTGACCTTATTCGCCTATTGGGGCGTGGGGCTGCCGGTCGGCTATGCGCTGGGGCTCACCGACTGGCTAGGCGCGCCGAGCGGCCCGAGCGGTTTGTGGCAGGGCCTGATCGTCGGCCTGAGTTGTGCAGCGGGGATGTTGCTGGTGCGCCTGGCGCGCAGTGCACGCCGGCGCATTCGCGCAGCAAAAGCCTTGGGTTAA
- a CDS encoding PA1571 family protein, which yields MTLHTSSTDKVEVVRTAHQANLGCSIIDAQGREVPITEDMIQQACRELEQRLVTPAKQG from the coding sequence ATGACCTTGCACACTAGCAGCACTGACAAAGTAGAAGTCGTCCGCACCGCGCATCAGGCCAACCTGGGTTGCTCGATCATCGACGCCCAAGGCCGCGAAGTGCCGATTACCGAAGACATGATCCAGCAAGCGTGCCGCGAGCTGGAACAGCGACTGGTCACGCCTGCCAAGCAAGGCTGA
- the acnA gene encoding aconitate hydratase AcnA: MSSLDSLKTLKTLEIDDKTYHYFSLPEAAKSLGDLDKLPMSLKVLLENLLRWEDDKTVTGADLKAIAAWLKERQSDREIQYRPARVLMQDFTGVPAVVDLAAMRAAVAKAGGDPQRINPLSPVDLVIDHSVMVDKFGNADAFEQNVDIEMQRNGERYAFLRWGQSAFDNFSVVPPGTGICHQVNLEYLGRTVWTKDEDGRTYAFPDTLVGTDSHTTMINGLGVLGWGVGGIEAEAAMLGQPVSMLIPEVIGFKLTGKLKEGITATDLVLTVTQMLRKKGVVGKFVEFYGDGLADLPLADRATIANMAPEYGATCGFFPVDEVTLDYLRLSGRPSATVKLVEAYTKAQGLWRHAGQEPVFTDSLALDMGSVEASLAGPKRPQDRVSLPNVGQAFSDFLDLQFKPASKEVGRLESEGGGGVAVGNADLVGEADYDFEGQTYRLKNGAVVIAAITSCTNTSNPSVMMAAGLVAKKAVEKGLTRKPWVKTSLAPGSKVVTDYYKAAGLTHYLDKLGFDLVGYGCTTCIGNSGPLPEPIEKAIQKADLAVASVLSGNRNFEGRVHPLVKTNWLASPPLVVAYALAGTVRIDISREPLGNDRDGKPVYLKDIWPSSKEIADAVAQVSTGMFHKEYAEVFAGDAQWQAIEVPQAATYVWQKDSTYIQHPPFFDDIAGPLPVIEDVQGANILALLGDSVTTDHISPAGNIKADSPAGRYLREQGVEPRDFNSYGSRRGNHEVMMRGTFANIRIRNEMLGGEEGGNTLYIPTGEKMAIYDASMQYQAAGTPLVVIAGQEYGTGSSRDWAAKGTNLLGVKAVIAESFERIHRSNLVGMGVLPLQFKLDQNRKSLKLSGKEQIDILGLTGAEIVPRMNLTLVITREDGSSEKVEVLCRIDTLNEVEYFKAGGILHYVLRQLIAS; the protein is encoded by the coding sequence ATGTCATCGCTTGATAGCCTGAAAACCCTTAAAACCCTGGAAATAGACGACAAGACCTACCACTACTTCAGCCTGCCCGAAGCGGCCAAAAGCCTGGGCGACCTGGACAAGCTGCCGATGTCGCTCAAGGTGCTGCTGGAAAACCTGCTGCGCTGGGAGGACGACAAGACCGTCACCGGCGCCGACCTCAAGGCCATCGCCGCCTGGCTCAAGGAGCGCCAGTCCGACCGCGAGATCCAGTACCGCCCCGCCCGAGTGCTGATGCAAGACTTTACCGGCGTCCCCGCCGTGGTCGACCTGGCCGCCATGCGCGCTGCGGTGGCCAAGGCCGGTGGCGACCCGCAGCGTATCAACCCGCTGTCGCCGGTGGACCTGGTGATCGACCACTCGGTGATGGTCGACAAATTCGGCAACGCCGACGCCTTCGAACAGAACGTCGATATCGAAATGCAGCGCAACGGCGAACGCTACGCCTTCCTGCGCTGGGGCCAGAGCGCCTTCGACAACTTCAGCGTGGTGCCGCCAGGCACCGGCATCTGCCACCAGGTCAACCTCGAATACCTCGGCCGCACCGTGTGGACCAAGGACGAGGACGGCCGCACCTACGCCTTCCCCGACACCCTGGTCGGTACCGACTCCCACACCACCATGATCAACGGCCTCGGCGTCCTCGGCTGGGGTGTGGGCGGCATCGAAGCGGAAGCGGCGATGCTCGGCCAGCCGGTGTCGATGCTGATTCCGGAAGTGATCGGCTTCAAGCTCACCGGCAAGCTCAAGGAAGGCATCACCGCCACCGACCTGGTGCTGACCGTCACCCAGATGCTGCGCAAGAAAGGCGTGGTAGGCAAATTCGTCGAATTCTATGGCGACGGCCTGGCCGACCTGCCGTTGGCCGACCGCGCCACCATCGCCAACATGGCCCCGGAATATGGCGCCACGTGTGGCTTCTTCCCAGTGGATGAAGTGACGCTGGACTACTTGCGCCTGTCGGGCCGTCCGTCAGCCACCGTCAAGCTGGTCGAGGCCTACACCAAGGCCCAGGGCCTGTGGCGCCACGCCGGCCAGGAACCGGTGTTCACCGACAGCCTGGCCCTGGACATGGGCAGCGTCGAAGCCAGCCTGGCCGGGCCGAAACGCCCGCAGGACCGGGTGTCGCTGCCGAATGTCGGCCAGGCATTCAGCGACTTCCTCGACCTGCAATTCAAACCGGCCAGCAAAGAGGTCGGGCGCCTGGAAAGCGAAGGTGGCGGCGGCGTTGCCGTAGGCAATGCCGACTTGGTGGGTGAAGCCGATTACGACTTCGAAGGCCAGACCTATCGCCTGAAAAACGGCGCCGTGGTTATCGCCGCGATCACGTCGTGCACCAACACCTCCAACCCCAGCGTGATGATGGCCGCCGGTCTGGTGGCGAAAAAGGCCGTGGAAAAGGGCCTCACACGCAAACCCTGGGTCAAGACTTCCCTGGCGCCGGGTTCCAAAGTGGTCACCGACTACTACAAGGCGGCGGGCCTGACCCACTACCTCGACAAGCTCGGCTTTGACCTCGTGGGTTATGGCTGCACCACCTGCATCGGCAACTCCGGCCCGCTGCCCGAGCCGATTGAAAAAGCCATCCAGAAGGCCGACCTGGCCGTGGCCTCGGTGCTGTCCGGCAACCGCAACTTCGAAGGCCGCGTGCACCCGTTGGTGAAAACCAACTGGCTGGCCTCGCCGCCGCTGGTGGTCGCCTATGCATTGGCCGGCACGGTGCGCATCGACATCAGCCGCGAGCCGCTGGGCAACGACAGGGACGGCAAGCCGGTGTACCTCAAGGACATCTGGCCCAGCAGCAAAGAGATTGCCGACGCCGTGGCCCAGGTCAGCACCGGCATGTTCCACAAGGAATACGCCGAGGTGTTTGCCGGTGATGCGCAGTGGCAAGCCATTGAAGTGCCACAGGCCGCGACCTACGTGTGGCAGAAGGACTCGACCTACATCCAGCATCCGCCGTTCTTCGACGATATCGCCGGGCCGCTGCCGGTGATTGAGGACGTCCAGGGTGCCAATATCCTGGCCCTGCTGGGCGACTCGGTGACCACCGACCACATCTCCCCCGCCGGCAACATCAAGGCCGACAGCCCCGCCGGGCGCTACCTGCGCGAGCAAGGCGTGGAGCCGCGTGACTTCAACTCCTACGGCTCACGCCGGGGCAACCATGAAGTGATGATGCGCGGCACTTTTGCCAACATCCGCATCCGCAACGAAATGCTCGGCGGTGAGGAAGGCGGCAACACGCTGTATATCCCCACTGGCGAGAAAATGGCGATCTACGACGCGTCGATGCAGTACCAGGCGGCGGGTACGCCCTTGGTGGTGATTGCGGGACAGGAATACGGCACCGGCTCAAGCCGCGACTGGGCGGCCAAGGGTACGAACCTGCTGGGGGTGAAGGCGGTGATTGCCGAGAGTTTCGAGCGCATCCACCGTTCCAACCTGGTGGGCATGGGCGTGCTGCCGTTGCAGTTCAAGCTGGATCAGAACCGCAAGAGCCTCAAGCTCAGCGGCAAGGAGCAGATCGATATTCTCGGGCTGACGGGCGCAGAGATCGTGCCGCGGATGAACCTGACGCTGGTGATTACGCGGGAGGATGGCAGCAGCGAGAAAGTCGAGGTGTTGTGTCGGATTGATACGCTTAATGAAGTGGAATACTTCAAGGCGGGGGGGATCTTGCACTACGTCCTGCGCCAGCTGATCGCATCTTAA
- the pdxB gene encoding 4-phosphoerythronate dehydrogenase PdxB yields MLIVADENIPLLDAFFEGFGEIRRVPGRAMDRATVEQADVLLVRSVTNVNRALLEGTPVKFVGTCTIGTDHLDLDYFKQAGIQWSSAPGCNARGVVDYVLGSLQTLAEIEGADLNQRTYGVVGAGEVGGRLVKVLKGLGWNVLVCDPPRQSAEGGDYVSLEQVIEQCDVISLHTPLTKSGKGSTWHLFDRQRLDQLKPGTWLINASRGAVVDNAALREVLLEREDLQAVLDVWEGEPEVDVDLADLCVLATPHIAGYSLEGRQRGTAQIYQAFCAHLGQEPSIQLSDLLPPLWLAEVHLNADTDPAWALATLCRSVYDPRRDDADFRRSLVGTVQEQRKAFDLLRKHYPARREIDGLKVRINGESAALASIVSALGATLI; encoded by the coding sequence ATGTTGATTGTTGCCGACGAAAATATTCCGCTGCTCGACGCCTTCTTTGAAGGGTTTGGCGAGATCCGCCGTGTGCCCGGCCGTGCCATGGACCGCGCCACGGTCGAGCAGGCCGATGTGCTGCTGGTGCGTTCGGTGACCAACGTCAACCGCGCGCTGCTGGAAGGCACGCCGGTTAAGTTTGTCGGCACCTGCACCATCGGCACCGATCACCTCGACCTGGACTACTTCAAGCAGGCCGGCATCCAGTGGTCCAGCGCCCCCGGCTGCAACGCACGGGGCGTGGTGGACTACGTGCTGGGCAGCCTGCAGACCCTGGCCGAGATCGAAGGCGCCGACCTCAATCAACGCACTTACGGCGTTGTCGGTGCCGGCGAAGTCGGCGGGCGGCTGGTCAAGGTCCTCAAGGGCCTGGGCTGGAACGTGCTGGTCTGCGATCCGCCCCGACAGAGCGCCGAAGGGGGCGATTACGTCAGCCTGGAGCAGGTCATCGAGCAATGTGATGTGATCAGCCTGCACACGCCGCTGACCAAGTCCGGCAAGGGCTCCACCTGGCACCTGTTCGACCGTCAGCGCCTCGACCAGCTCAAGCCTGGCACCTGGCTGATCAACGCCAGCCGTGGCGCGGTGGTGGACAACGCGGCCCTGCGCGAGGTGTTGCTGGAGCGCGAAGACCTGCAAGCGGTGCTCGATGTGTGGGAAGGCGAGCCAGAAGTGGACGTCGACCTGGCTGACTTGTGCGTGCTGGCCACGCCGCATATCGCCGGTTACAGCCTGGAAGGCCGCCAGCGTGGTACGGCGCAGATTTACCAGGCGTTCTGTGCACACCTGGGCCAGGAACCGAGCATTCAATTGAGTGACCTGTTGCCGCCGTTGTGGCTGGCCGAGGTGCATCTGAATGCGGACACTGATCCGGCCTGGGCGCTGGCGACCTTGTGCCGCAGTGTGTACGACCCGCGCCGCGATGATGCGGATTTCCGCCGCAGCCTTGTAGGCACCGTGCAAGAGCAGCGCAAGGCCTTTGACCTGCTGCGCAAGCATTACCCGGCACGCCGTGAGATCGATGGCTTGAAGGTGCGTATCAATGGGGAGTCTGCGGCGTTGGCAAGCATCGTGTCGGCATTGGGCGCGACGCTGATTTGA
- a CDS encoding transglycosylase SLT domain-containing protein, translating into MRSRLFNFLSCLLLSATAAQSAQAVDLTTQRQYYDEAKRALAKGDSGPYMQYSQALADYPLTPYLAYDELTARLKTASNEEIEQFLGKNGDLPQANWMKLRWLRWLADRGDWQTFEKYYDPKLNFVELDCLHGQFQLTHNLKAEGYKTTEKLWLTGKSQPAACDATFAQWAADGQLTEQKIWDRAKLAAEARNYALANSLVKTLPTLGAQGRLMVDVAQKPDMLGDPSRFRPVNEAMSDAVGLGLRRLARQDPDKAMALLDGYASSMHFSRDEKVSIAREIGLTLARRYDPRALDVMTQYDPELRDNTVSEWRLRLLLRLARWEDAYQLTRKLPQDLATTNRWRYWQARSLELAEPKNPQALVLYKNVAKERDFYGFLAADRSKSPYQLTNRPLVMSQALVNKVRNTPGVRRALEFYARGQIVDGRREWYHVSRHFNRDEMVAQAKLAYDMKWYFPAIRTISQAQYWDDLDIRFPMAHRDTLVREAKVRGLHSSWVFAITRQESAFMDDARSGVGASGLMQLMPGTAKETARKFSIPLASPAQVLDPDKNIQLGAAYLSQVHSQFNGNRVLASAAYNAGPGRVRQWLRGADHLSFDVWVESIPFDETRQYVQNVLSYSVIYGQKLNSPQPLVDWHERYFDDQ; encoded by the coding sequence ATGCGCAGTCGCCTTTTCAACTTTTTATCTTGTCTGCTTCTTTCCGCCACTGCCGCCCAATCTGCCCAGGCCGTGGACCTCACCACCCAACGCCAGTATTACGATGAAGCCAAGCGCGCCCTGGCCAAGGGCGATTCCGGCCCGTACATGCAATACAGCCAGGCGCTGGCCGACTATCCGCTGACGCCGTACCTGGCCTATGACGAGTTGACCGCGCGCCTGAAAACCGCGAGCAACGAGGAAATCGAACAGTTCCTCGGCAAAAACGGCGACCTGCCCCAGGCCAACTGGATGAAGTTGCGCTGGCTGCGCTGGCTGGCCGACCGTGGCGACTGGCAGACCTTTGAAAAGTACTACGACCCCAAGCTCAATTTCGTCGAGCTCGACTGCCTGCACGGCCAGTTCCAGCTCACCCACAATCTGAAAGCCGAAGGCTACAAGACCACCGAAAAGCTCTGGCTGACCGGTAAGTCCCAGCCTGCCGCCTGTGATGCCACCTTCGCCCAATGGGCCGCCGACGGCCAACTCACCGAGCAGAAGATCTGGGACCGCGCCAAGCTTGCCGCCGAAGCGCGCAACTACGCGCTGGCCAACAGCCTGGTGAAAACCCTGCCCACCCTGGGCGCCCAAGGCCGCCTGATGGTGGACGTAGCGCAAAAGCCCGACATGCTCGGCGACCCATCGCGCTTCCGACCGGTGAACGAGGCCATGTCTGACGCCGTAGGCCTGGGCCTGCGCCGCCTCGCGCGCCAGGACCCGGACAAGGCCATGGCCCTGCTCGACGGCTACGCCAGCAGCATGCACTTCTCCCGTGACGAAAAAGTGTCGATCGCCCGCGAAATCGGCCTGACCCTGGCCCGTCGCTACGACCCGCGCGCCCTCGACGTGATGACCCAGTACGACCCGGAACTGCGCGACAACACCGTGTCCGAATGGCGCCTGCGCCTGCTGTTGCGCCTGGCGCGCTGGGAAGATGCCTACCAGCTCACCCGCAAACTCCCACAAGACCTGGCGACCACCAACCGCTGGCGCTACTGGCAGGCCCGCAGCCTCGAACTGGCCGAGCCGAAAAACCCGCAAGCGCTGGTGCTGTATAAAAACGTGGCCAAGGAACGTGATTTCTACGGCTTCCTCGCCGCCGACCGCTCCAAATCCCCGTACCAGCTGACCAACCGACCGCTGGTGATGAGCCAGGCGCTGGTCAACAAGGTGCGCAACACCCCAGGCGTACGCCGTGCCCTGGAGTTCTACGCCCGTGGCCAGATCGTCGATGGCCGCCGCGAGTGGTACCACGTCAGCCGCCACTTCAACCGCGATGAAATGGTCGCCCAGGCCAAGCTGGCCTATGACATGAAGTGGTACTTCCCGGCGATCCGTACCATCAGCCAGGCGCAGTACTGGGACGACCTGGACATCCGCTTCCCGATGGCCCACCGCGACACCCTGGTGCGCGAAGCCAAGGTGCGTGGCCTGCATTCGAGCTGGGTGTTTGCCATCACCCGCCAGGAAAGCGCCTTCATGGACGACGCGCGCTCCGGCGTCGGCGCCAGCGGCCTGATGCAACTGATGCCCGGCACGGCCAAAGAGACCGCACGCAAGTTCAGCATCCCCCTGGCCTCCCCGGCCCAGGTGCTCGACCCGGACAAAAACATCCAGCTCGGCGCCGCCTACCTGAGCCAGGTGCACAGCCAGTTCAACGGCAACCGCGTGCTCGCCTCCGCCGCCTATAACGCCGGCCCCGGCCGCGTGCGCCAATGGCTGCGTGGCGCCGACCACCTGAGTTTCGACGTGTGGGTGGAAAGCATCCCGTTCGACGAAACCCGCCAGTATGTGCAGAACGTGCTGTCTTATTCGGTGATCTACGGGCAGAAGCTCAATTCGCCGCAGCCGCTGGTGGATTGGCATGAGCGCTACTTCGACGACCAATAA
- the rlmM gene encoding 23S rRNA (cytidine(2498)-2'-O)-methyltransferase RlmM produces the protein MNTLFMHCRPGFEGEVCSEIAEHAARLNVSGYAKAKTGSACAEFVCTEEDGAQRLMHGQRFAELIFPRQWARGVFIDLPETDRISVILAHLREFPVCGSLWLEMVDTNDGKELSNFCKKFEVHLRKALLNAGKLVDDPSKPRLLLTFKSGREVFMGLAESNNSAMWPMGIPRLKFPRDAPSRSTLKLEEAWHHFIPRDQWDERLHGDMTGVDLGAAPGGWTWQLVNRGMLVTAIDNGPMAESLMDTGLVQHLMADGFTFVPKQPVDWMVCDIVEKPARNAALLETWIGEGHCREAVVNLKLPMKQRYAEVKRLLERIEEGFKARGIRVEIGCKQLYHDREEVTCHLRRLETPKKPKNR, from the coding sequence ATGAACACCCTTTTTATGCACTGCCGCCCGGGTTTTGAAGGCGAAGTCTGTTCCGAGATCGCGGAACACGCCGCGCGCCTGAACGTTTCCGGCTACGCCAAGGCCAAGACCGGCAGCGCCTGCGCCGAATTTGTCTGCACCGAAGAAGACGGCGCCCAGCGCCTGATGCACGGCCAGCGTTTTGCCGAGCTGATCTTCCCGCGGCAGTGGGCGCGCGGGGTGTTCATCGACCTGCCGGAAACCGACCGCATCAGCGTGATCCTCGCCCACCTGCGCGAATTCCCGGTGTGCGGCAGCCTGTGGCTGGAGATGGTCGACACCAACGATGGCAAAGAGCTGTCGAACTTCTGCAAGAAATTCGAAGTGCACCTGCGCAAGGCGTTGCTCAACGCCGGCAAGCTGGTGGACGACCCGAGCAAGCCGCGCCTGCTGCTGACCTTCAAGAGCGGTCGCGAAGTGTTCATGGGCCTGGCCGAGTCGAACAACTCGGCAATGTGGCCGATGGGCATCCCGCGTCTCAAGTTCCCGCGTGACGCGCCAAGCCGTTCGACCCTCAAGCTGGAAGAGGCCTGGCACCACTTCATTCCCCGCGACCAGTGGGACGAGCGCCTGCACGGCGACATGACCGGTGTCGACCTCGGTGCCGCCCCCGGCGGTTGGACCTGGCAACTGGTCAACCGGGGCATGCTGGTGACGGCCATCGACAACGGCCCCATGGCCGAAAGCCTGATGGACACTGGCCTGGTGCAACACTTGATGGCCGACGGTTTCACCTTCGTGCCCAAGCAGCCGGTGGACTGGATGGTGTGCGACATCGTCGAGAAACCGGCGCGCAACGCGGCGCTGCTGGAAACCTGGATCGGCGAGGGGCATTGCCGCGAGGCGGTGGTGAACCTGAAGTTGCCGATGAAGCAGCGTTATGCCGAAGTGAAACGTTTGCTGGAACGCATTGAAGAGGGCTTCAAGGCACGTGGCATTCGGGTGGAGATTGGTTGCAAGCAGCTGTATCACGACCGTGAGGAAGTGACCTGCCACCTGCGCCGCCTGGAAACCCCGAAGAAACCCAAGAACCGCTGA
- the tusA gene encoding sulfurtransferase TusA, translating into MSQSQDLPVDGILDATGLNCPEPVMMLHQHIRDLPPGGLLKVIATDPSTRRDIPKFCVFLDHELVDQQEQAGTYLYWIRKKSA; encoded by the coding sequence ATGAGCCAATCCCAGGATCTGCCGGTCGACGGCATCCTCGACGCCACCGGCCTCAACTGCCCCGAGCCGGTGATGATGCTGCATCAGCACATCCGCGACCTGCCGCCCGGCGGCTTGCTCAAGGTGATCGCGACCGATCCGTCGACCCGTCGCGATATTCCCAAGTTCTGCGTGTTCCTTGACCACGAACTGGTGGATCAACAGGAACAGGCCGGTACGTACCTGTACTGGATCCGCAAGAAGTCCGCTTAA